A window of the Bradyrhizobium ottawaense genome harbors these coding sequences:
- a CDS encoding MBL fold metallo-hydrolase, with protein sequence MTENLARRDFLKASAAFAGIAATSAFSCVEIASAAPIAVPTVDKLSIKVLVDSSFDQFFRPKQASGVAITPAPRGADFRKPLHSEWGLSLWLESEAAGSQRTLMLDYGYTPEVLINNMELVGVDPSKIDALIVSHGHYDHFGGLLGFLDKFRDKLPADVKLYAGGEDNFCHRVNATPTKGQFTDFGALDRRQLASQKVTTVLCETPTVIAGHAFTTGKITRRSIERVLPQTWVEFGIKDGLGCNIGHYLPAEMEGKIVPDEHIHEHATCFNVRDMGLVVISSCGHVGIVNSVKQAQEVSGIQKIHAIVGGFHLGPAPADYLKQVVTEIKALEPDVLIPMHCSGLNFVQEATAQMGDKVLVTTTGSRLTFGI encoded by the coding sequence ATGACCGAGAACCTCGCCCGCCGCGATTTTCTGAAAGCGTCCGCCGCCTTCGCCGGCATCGCAGCCACCAGCGCATTTTCCTGCGTCGAGATCGCAAGCGCCGCACCGATCGCGGTCCCGACGGTGGACAAATTGTCGATCAAGGTGCTGGTCGATTCCAGCTTCGACCAGTTCTTCCGCCCCAAGCAGGCCAGCGGCGTCGCGATCACGCCGGCGCCAAGGGGCGCCGATTTCCGCAAGCCGCTGCACAGCGAATGGGGCCTGTCGCTGTGGCTGGAGTCGGAGGCCGCGGGCAGCCAGCGCACGCTGATGCTGGACTACGGCTATACGCCCGAGGTTCTGATCAACAACATGGAGCTGGTCGGGGTCGATCCATCCAAGATCGACGCGCTGATCGTCAGCCACGGGCATTACGATCATTTCGGCGGCCTGCTCGGCTTCCTCGACAAGTTCCGCGACAAGCTTCCGGCCGACGTCAAACTCTATGCCGGCGGCGAGGACAATTTCTGCCATCGCGTCAACGCCACGCCGACCAAAGGCCAGTTTACCGACTTCGGCGCGCTCGACCGCCGCCAGCTCGCCTCGCAGAAGGTCACGACCGTCTTGTGCGAAACGCCGACGGTCATCGCGGGGCACGCTTTCACGACCGGCAAGATCACCCGCCGCAGCATTGAACGCGTGCTGCCGCAGACCTGGGTCGAGTTTGGCATCAAGGACGGCCTCGGCTGCAACATCGGTCACTATTTGCCGGCCGAGATGGAAGGCAAGATCGTGCCCGACGAGCACATCCACGAGCATGCGACCTGCTTCAACGTGCGCGATATGGGCCTCGTGGTGATCTCCTCCTGCGGCCATGTCGGCATCGTCAATTCGGTCAAGCAGGCGCAGGAAGTCTCCGGCATCCAGAAGATTCACGCCATCGTCGGCGGCTTTCATCTCGGACCCGCGCCGGCGGACTATCTCAAGCAGGTCGTTACCGAGATCAAGGCGCTGGAGCCCGATGTGCTGATCCCGATGCATTGCAGCGGGCTGAATTTCGTCCAGGAGGCGACCGCGCAGATGGGCGACAAGGTGCTCGTGACCACCACCGGCAGCCGCCTCACCTTCGGAATATGA
- a CDS encoding SCO family protein, which produces MLMPAVAADAPARSAAEIMDILMWNREPVGGPFELTDHTGKPRTNSDFRGKLMLVYFGFTYCPDVCPADLQAIGLALDKLGAEADSVQPLFITVDPERDTAQHLAEYVPMFHPRLIGLTGSAEAIRKAADAYKVYYARVEASKDPADYTVDHTAYIYLMDRDGNYLGFFPPGTSADRMVEIIRPRLTEPAR; this is translated from the coding sequence ATGTTGATGCCGGCCGTCGCCGCCGACGCGCCGGCGCGCTCGGCGGCGGAGATCATGGACATCCTGATGTGGAACAGGGAGCCGGTCGGCGGCCCCTTCGAACTCACCGACCACACCGGCAAGCCTCGCACCAACAGCGACTTTCGCGGTAAATTGATGCTGGTCTATTTCGGCTTCACCTATTGTCCCGATGTCTGCCCGGCCGACCTGCAGGCGATCGGCCTGGCGCTCGACAAACTCGGCGCCGAGGCTGACAGCGTGCAGCCGCTGTTCATCACCGTCGATCCCGAGCGCGACACCGCGCAGCATCTCGCCGAATATGTGCCGATGTTTCATCCGCGCCTGATTGGCCTCACCGGCAGCGCCGAGGCGATCCGCAAGGCCGCCGACGCCTACAAGGTCTATTACGCCCGGGTCGAGGCCAGCAAAGATCCGGCCGACTACACCGTCGATCACACCGCCTACATCTATCTGATGGACCGCGACGGAAACTATCTAGGCTTCTTCCCGCCGGGCACCTCGGCCGACCGCATGGTGGAAATCATCCGGCCGCGCCTCACCGAACCGGCGCGGTAG
- a CDS encoding sulfite exporter TauE/SafE family protein encodes MTPLLIAALGLLMVATAFLSGLFGMAGGMILIGVLLTFMPLPAAMVLHAITQMASNGWRAFLWRAHIRWRPVSVYLIGCALALGLWSLTRYVPDKPIALLLLGVTPFMARLMPKDIKPNPDSIWQGTFYGTVCMGLMLMTGVSGPLMDTFFLGGNLGRREIVATKATCQVASHFTKLIYFGGIIDQAATLDPVLAAVAIAASMLGTTLARRILEAMSDQQFRTWAGRLITTVAGYYILYGSWLLLSRSSAFAF; translated from the coding sequence ATGACGCCGCTTCTGATCGCCGCACTGGGCTTGCTGATGGTCGCGACCGCGTTCCTGTCGGGCCTGTTCGGCATGGCCGGCGGCATGATCCTGATCGGCGTGCTCCTGACCTTCATGCCGCTGCCGGCTGCGATGGTGCTGCACGCGATCACGCAGATGGCGTCGAACGGCTGGCGCGCCTTCCTGTGGCGCGCGCATATCCGCTGGCGGCCGGTCTCGGTCTACCTGATCGGCTGCGCGCTCGCGCTCGGCCTGTGGTCGCTCACCCGCTATGTGCCGGACAAGCCGATCGCGCTGCTGTTGCTCGGCGTCACCCCATTCATGGCGCGGCTGATGCCGAAGGACATCAAACCCAATCCGGACAGCATCTGGCAGGGTACCTTCTACGGCACCGTCTGCATGGGGCTGATGCTGATGACCGGGGTGTCCGGCCCGCTGATGGACACGTTCTTTCTCGGCGGCAATTTGGGCCGCCGCGAGATCGTCGCGACCAAGGCGACCTGCCAGGTTGCCAGCCATTTCACCAAGCTGATCTACTTCGGCGGCATCATCGACCAGGCCGCCACGCTCGATCCAGTATTGGCGGCGGTGGCGATCGCGGCCTCGATGCTCGGCACCACGCTGGCGCGGCGCATCCTGGAAGCCATGAGCGACCAGCAGTTTCGCACCTGGGCCGGGCGGCTGATCACCACCGTCGCCGGCTATTACATTCTCTATGGAAGCTGGCTGCTGCTGTCGCGTTCGAGCGCCTTTGCCTTTTGA